One Bombina bombina isolate aBomBom1 unplaced genomic scaffold, aBomBom1.pri scaffold_776, whole genome shotgun sequence genomic window carries:
- the LOC128643495 gene encoding tetraspanin-10-like, whose protein sequence is MCANFLKFSPKLCPLLRKKTEEPNESSRLLTKGDAESQKATFGALHNRIQNGKADTDLAEAVSPKRGLLSSPDVLISFIKYFMFFYNFVFSVLGLAVFGIGIWGLVDKQSLMPEQISNLGTDPMLFFVLMGLVVSVLSMSGCAGFLRENSCLLKLFSAGIGTLLITQLLSAAIIFSFREQIRNSVQNFLLVAVSRYQDDSDLRFIMDELQLGMECCGVQSYQDWEFNLYFNCSSPGVLACGVPYSCCIDPLENGTVPNSQCGYGVLEMGEILAGSRIYLGGCVPQLSLWLQRGMWDITTGLLLVTTVEVICILCARRMLENIKMIKSYWWQGDSQNFRTISVQ, encoded by the exons ggAGATGCTGAATCCCAGAAGGCTACATTTGGTGCCCTGCATAATCGCATTCAAAATGGCAAGGCTGACACGGACCTTGCTGAGGCAGTTTCACCCAAAAGAGGTCTACTATCCAGTCCTGATGTCCTTATATCTTTCATCAAGTATTTTATGTTCTTCTACAACTTTGTCTTCTCGGTCCTGGGCTTGGCTGTCTTTGGCATTGGTATCTGGGGGCTtgtagataagcagtcactgatgccTGAACAGATCAGTAACCTAGGCACAGATCCTATGCTCTTCTTTGTTCTTATGGGATTGGTTGTTAGTGTGCTATCCATGTCAGGGTGTGCTGGTTTcctgagagagaattcctgcctcCTTAAATTGTTTTCTGCAGGAATCGGCACCCTGCTTATCACACAACTGCTATCTGCCGCCATCATCTTCTCCTTCAGAGAACAGATTAGAAATTCTGTTCAGAACTTCTTGCTAGTAGCTGTGAGCAGATACCAAGATGATTCTGACCTGAGGTTTATTATGGATGAACTTCAGCTAGGAATGGAGTGCTGTGGAGTTCAGTCATACCAGGACTGGGAATTTAATCT GTATTTCAATTGCAGCTCCCCAGGAGTTCTTGCTTGTGGGGTTCCATACTCCTGCTGTATCGACCCACTAGAAAATGGCACTGTGCCAAATTCTCAGTGTGGGTATGGAGTCCTAGAGATGGGAGAGATCCTGGCAGGAAGCCGAATCTACCTTGGAGGATGTGTGCCTCAACTGTCTCTCTGGCTACAACGTGGGATGTGGGATATTACTACAGGATTGCTTTTGGTTACCACTGTTGAGGTTATCTGTATTCTGTGTGCCAGGAGGATGCTGGAAAATATCAAGATGATTAAATCCTACTG GTGGCAAGGTGATTCTCAGAACTTCAGGACTATCAGTGTTCAATGA